In one Sulfitobacter sp. LCG007 genomic region, the following are encoded:
- a CDS encoding branched-chain amino acid aminotransferase, whose product MAGAYDDRDGFIWMDGKLVDWRQANVHILSHAMHYASSVFEGERCYNGTIFKSREHSERLLFSGRELDMEIPYTVDEIEAAKYEVLKANNLTDAYVRAVAWRGAGEDMGVSSSRNPVRMAVAAWEWGNYYGDSKFKGAKLDIAKWKRPSPDTIPVHAKAAGLYMICTASKHAAEAKGCSDALFMDYRGYVAEATGANIFFVKDGEVHTPDPDCFLNGLTRQTVIGMLKERQVKVHERRIMPDEMESFQQCWLTGTAAEVTPVGQIGPYNFEVGEMTRDISTAYEKLVRS is encoded by the coding sequence ATGGCTGGCGCCTACGACGATCGTGACGGGTTCATCTGGATGGACGGCAAGCTGGTGGACTGGCGTCAGGCGAATGTACACATCCTGTCGCACGCGATGCACTATGCCTCTTCTGTCTTCGAGGGCGAACGCTGCTACAACGGCACCATCTTCAAGAGCCGCGAGCATTCCGAACGGCTGCTGTTCTCGGGCCGCGAGCTCGACATGGAGATCCCCTATACCGTCGACGAGATAGAGGCCGCCAAGTACGAGGTCCTGAAAGCCAACAACCTGACGGATGCGTATGTCCGGGCCGTCGCATGGCGTGGCGCGGGCGAGGACATGGGCGTCAGTTCATCGCGCAACCCGGTCCGGATGGCGGTGGCGGCCTGGGAATGGGGCAACTATTACGGCGACAGCAAGTTCAAGGGCGCCAAGCTCGATATAGCCAAATGGAAGCGGCCCAGCCCCGATACGATTCCGGTCCATGCCAAGGCGGCAGGGCTCTACATGATCTGCACGGCTTCGAAACATGCGGCAGAGGCCAAGGGCTGTTCCGATGCGCTCTTCATGGATTACCGCGGCTATGTGGCCGAAGCGACGGGGGCGAATATCTTCTTCGTCAAGGACGGAGAGGTGCACACGCCCGATCCGGATTGCTTCCTGAACGGGCTGACCCGCCAGACCGTCATCGGAATGCTGAAGGAACGTCAGGTGAAGGTGCATGAACGCCGCATCATGCCGGACGAGATGGAAAGCTTCCAGCAGTGCTGGCTGACGGGCACCGCAGCCGAAGTCACGCCTGTCGGGCAGATCGGACCGTATAACTTCGAGGTCGGTGAGATGACCCGCGACATCTCGACGGCTTACGAGAAACTCGTCCGGTCCTGA
- a CDS encoding AMP-binding protein, translating into MSTQPPGADGPRSIPALLHRNATQFAGDAAYREKEFGIWQSWTWAETHEEVEALALGMLDLGIAEGDFVAIIGRNRPALYWAMISAQMCGAVPVPLYQDSVAEEMAYVLNHCGARFVVAGDQEQVDKVIEVQAQLPEFERIIYLDPRGLRKYDHSRLDSYADVQIRGRARRGELLAELERRQAALDYDSTCVMLYTSGTTGKPKGVVLSNRNVIETARSSSEFDGLRRSDDILAYLPMAWVGDFIFSVGQAIWTGFCTNCPESADTMMTDLREIGPTYYFAPPRVFEGQLTNVMIRMEDAGRFKRWLFHHFMAHARKVGPKLLDGKPVGLWDRIMYGIGDLAVYGPLKNTLGFSRIRVGYTAGEAIGPEIFDFYRSLGINLKQLYGQTEATVFITAQPDGEVRSDTVGVCCPGVELKIGENGEVFYRSPGVFVEYYKNPESTASTKDAEGWVATGDAGFMEESSGHLRIIDRAKDVGQMADGSLFAPKYVENKLKFFPNILEAVVFGNGRTECTAFINIDLLAVGNWAERNNIGYASYQELARHPQVMDTIQSHVEEVNESIAGDDLLSGCQVHRFVVLHKELDADDGELTRTRKVRRRIIEEKYADIIRALYDGSKSVRTVTEVTYEDGRKGSIAATLEIRGARTLPVAQKMAAE; encoded by the coding sequence GTGAGCACGCAGCCCCCGGGCGCGGATGGACCTCGCTCCATCCCAGCGCTCCTGCACCGCAACGCGACGCAGTTCGCGGGAGATGCGGCCTATCGCGAGAAGGAATTCGGGATCTGGCAAAGCTGGACCTGGGCCGAAACGCATGAAGAGGTCGAAGCGCTGGCGCTGGGAATGCTGGACCTCGGTATCGCTGAGGGCGATTTCGTCGCAATCATCGGGCGCAACCGCCCGGCCCTCTACTGGGCAATGATCTCTGCACAGATGTGCGGGGCGGTGCCGGTGCCTCTCTACCAGGATTCGGTTGCCGAGGAGATGGCATATGTCCTGAACCATTGCGGCGCGCGGTTCGTGGTCGCGGGCGATCAGGAGCAGGTGGACAAGGTCATCGAGGTTCAGGCCCAGCTGCCCGAATTCGAGCGGATCATCTATCTCGACCCGCGGGGACTCAGGAAATACGATCATTCGAGGCTCGACAGCTACGCCGATGTGCAGATCCGCGGACGCGCCAGGCGTGGCGAGCTTCTGGCCGAGCTCGAGCGCAGGCAGGCGGCGCTCGACTACGACAGCACCTGCGTGATGCTCTATACCTCCGGCACGACCGGGAAGCCGAAGGGTGTGGTCCTGAGCAATCGCAATGTCATCGAGACGGCGCGGTCATCCTCGGAATTCGACGGTCTGCGCCGGTCCGACGACATCCTCGCCTACCTCCCGATGGCATGGGTCGGAGATTTCATCTTCTCGGTCGGGCAGGCCATTTGGACGGGTTTTTGCACCAACTGTCCCGAAAGCGCGGACACGATGATGACGGACCTGCGCGAAATCGGGCCGACGTACTATTTCGCCCCGCCGCGGGTCTTCGAGGGTCAGCTCACCAACGTGATGATCCGCATGGAGGACGCGGGCCGTTTCAAGCGATGGCTGTTCCATCATTTCATGGCCCATGCCCGGAAGGTGGGGCCGAAGCTGCTGGACGGAAAGCCGGTCGGATTATGGGACCGGATCATGTACGGGATCGGCGATCTCGCGGTCTACGGACCGCTCAAGAACACGCTGGGGTTTTCGCGCATCCGTGTCGGCTATACCGCCGGAGAGGCGATCGGCCCCGAGATCTTCGATTTCTATCGCTCGCTCGGGATCAACCTGAAGCAGCTCTATGGTCAGACCGAGGCGACGGTGTTCATCACGGCCCAGCCGGACGGCGAGGTGCGTTCGGACACGGTGGGCGTCTGCTGTCCGGGGGTTGAACTGAAGATCGGCGAGAATGGCGAGGTCTTCTACCGCTCGCCCGGCGTTTTCGTGGAATACTACAAGAACCCCGAGAGCACCGCGTCGACGAAGGACGCCGAGGGATGGGTGGCCACGGGAGACGCGGGTTTCATGGAGGAATCGAGCGGCCATCTGCGCATCATCGACCGCGCCAAGGACGTGGGTCAGATGGCCGACGGATCCCTGTTCGCGCCGAAATATGTCGAGAACAAGCTCAAGTTCTTCCCGAACATTCTCGAAGCCGTGGTCTTCGGAAACGGCAGGACGGAATGCACGGCCTTCATCAACATCGACCTGCTGGCAGTGGGGAACTGGGCCGAGCGCAACAACATCGGCTATGCGTCCTACCAGGAGCTTGCGCGACATCCCCAAGTGATGGACACGATCCAGAGCCATGTGGAGGAGGTCAACGAAAGCATCGCGGGCGACGACCTGCTCTCAGGCTGTCAGGTGCACCGTTTCGTCGTGCTGCACAAGGAACTCGATGCCGATGATGGCGAACTGACGCGTACCCGCAAGGTGCGCAGGCGGATCATCGAGGAGAAATACGCCGATATCATCCGGGCGCTCTATGACGGCTCGAAGTCGGTCCGAACCGTGACGGAAGTGACCTATGAGGACGGGCGCAAGGGGTCGATCGCCGCCACGCTCGAGATCCGCGGCGCGCGGACCCTGCCCGTCGCTCAGAAGATGGCGGCGGAATGA
- a CDS encoding response regulator transcription factor: MSVPLVSILDDEPAIRRMLADSLEEAGFRTQSFGRAREFEASLVQSVPDVCLVDLSLPDTDGLAVVHRLALERGAIVIIISGRAQVQDRVTGLELGADDYIIKPFEPAEVVARIRARLRGGARAAGPTGRIARFAGWSAHFDRYVLADATGEEVPFSHAEGEILRLFLESPKRLLSRSQMQESLGGSASESFDRAMDVRISRLRTKLREDPRNPQLIKTIYGAGYIFLGDVSWL, encoded by the coding sequence GTGAGCGTCCCGTTGGTCAGCATCCTCGACGACGAGCCGGCCATCCGGCGGATGCTGGCCGACAGTCTGGAAGAGGCGGGATTTCGCACCCAGAGCTTCGGGCGCGCCCGCGAATTCGAGGCGTCGCTGGTGCAGTCCGTGCCGGATGTCTGCCTGGTGGACCTGTCGCTGCCCGACACCGACGGTCTGGCCGTGGTGCATCGGCTGGCGCTCGAGCGGGGGGCCATCGTCATCATCATTTCTGGCCGCGCGCAGGTGCAGGACCGGGTGACGGGCCTGGAACTCGGCGCCGACGACTACATCATAAAGCCCTTCGAGCCCGCAGAAGTGGTGGCCCGCATCCGCGCGCGCCTGCGCGGCGGGGCGCGCGCGGCAGGCCCGACGGGCAGGATCGCGCGTTTTGCCGGCTGGTCGGCGCATTTCGACCGCTACGTTCTGGCCGACGCCACCGGCGAGGAAGTGCCGTTCTCGCACGCCGAGGGAGAGATCCTGAGACTGTTCCTCGAAAGTCCGAAGCGGCTTCTGAGCCGGTCGCAGATGCAGGAGAGCCTCGGTGGGTCGGCCAGCGAAAGTTTCGACCGCGCGATGGACGTGCGCATCTCGCGCCTGCGCACGAAGCTGCGCGAGGATCCCAGGAACCCGCAACTGATAAAGACCATCTACGGAGCCGGCTATATCTTCCTCGGAGACGTTTCATGGCTGTGA
- a CDS encoding MarR family winged helix-turn-helix transcriptional regulator, whose product MARGRTGTHFGGENLLFLTDEQLRQGIEAMFFAYRGFTADPDRILSDLAYGRAHHRAIHFINRAPGTTVNNLLNILGVTKQSLNRVLRTLIEDGLVESRVGQNDKRERHLFLTQDGKALEQTLSDAQRARMRMAFREAGPEAVAGFRTVLEAMMDRELRQTYIRLRDSAP is encoded by the coding sequence ATGGCGCGAGGACGAACAGGCACGCATTTCGGCGGTGAGAACCTGCTGTTTCTGACCGACGAGCAGTTGCGCCAGGGTATCGAGGCGATGTTCTTCGCCTATCGGGGGTTCACGGCGGATCCGGATCGGATCCTGTCCGACCTTGCATACGGACGCGCACATCACCGGGCCATCCACTTCATCAACCGCGCGCCCGGCACGACGGTCAACAACCTGCTCAACATCCTCGGCGTGACGAAACAATCGCTCAACCGTGTCTTGCGCACGCTGATAGAGGACGGCCTCGTGGAAAGCCGCGTCGGCCAGAACGACAAGCGCGAGAGGCACCTGTTCCTGACCCAGGATGGCAAGGCGCTCGAGCAGACCCTGTCCGATGCGCAGCGCGCACGGATGCGGATGGCTTTTCGCGAAGCGGGACCCGAAGCGGTCGCGGGCTTCCGGACGGTGCTCGAGGCAATGATGGACCGCGAACTTCGACAGACCTACATCCGGCTCAGGGATTCCGCGCCATGA
- a CDS encoding exodeoxyribonuclease VII small subunit has translation MSETPVDQMTFEQAMAELEQVLNQLEKGDVALDESIALYERGAKLKARCETKLKEAEEKVAQITLDADGRPTGTTPAEGL, from the coding sequence ATGAGCGAAACACCGGTCGATCAGATGACCTTTGAACAGGCCATGGCGGAACTTGAGCAGGTGCTGAACCAGCTCGAGAAAGGCGACGTGGCGCTGGACGAAAGCATCGCGCTGTATGAGCGCGGCGCGAAGCTGAAGGCGCGCTGCGAGACGAAGCTCAAGGAGGCCGAAGAGAAGGTCGCGCAGATCACGCTGGATGCCGACGGCAGGCCGACCGGCACGACGCCTGCGGAGGGGCTCTGA
- a CDS encoding Zn-dependent hydrolase, with translation MKTDPRRFLADLHSLRSFGASGVGKGVVRPAFSAADIAARRWLAGRMQEAGLRVEVDAMGNLFGIAGERSLLVGSHSDSQPEGGWLDGALGVVAGLEIARAAKQAGGPPVSCVSFQDEEGRWGVTTGSAVWAGTLALEEADGLTDHGGVALGEARQAMAGMVTGPVDPGRFTGFVEMHIEQGPSLDNNGERIGVVTDIVGIRDMRITFSGQQNHAGTTPMDLRRDAFQSVSEFNSRINERFRNIVTPRTVWTIGHVALHPNASSIVPGRAVFSMQWRDADRDRMKRMEDVIRESAAEVAEEGGLQLALGSMLGLEPVAMDSRLRAALEEGAEAVVPGQWRRMPSGALHDATNVSRLMPVAMLFVPSIGGISHAFEEDTREEDLFAGLRVLEAAIGRL, from the coding sequence ATGAAGACAGATCCACGCCGCTTCCTCGCCGACCTCCACAGCCTGAGATCCTTCGGCGCCTCGGGCGTCGGAAAGGGCGTCGTGCGCCCGGCCTTCAGCGCGGCCGACATCGCCGCCCGCCGCTGGCTTGCCGGACGCATGCAGGAGGCCGGCCTGCGGGTCGAGGTCGACGCGATGGGCAACCTCTTCGGGATCGCGGGCGAGCGATCCCTGCTTGTCGGTTCCCATTCCGACAGCCAGCCCGAGGGTGGCTGGCTCGACGGCGCGCTGGGGGTCGTCGCCGGCCTGGAAATCGCCCGCGCGGCGAAGCAGGCCGGCGGACCTCCCGTCTCCTGCGTCTCCTTCCAGGACGAGGAGGGTCGCTGGGGTGTCACGACAGGCAGCGCCGTGTGGGCGGGCACCCTCGCGCTGGAAGAGGCGGATGGCCTGACCGACCACGGCGGCGTCGCGCTCGGCGAGGCGCGTCAGGCGATGGCGGGGATGGTCACTGGTCCGGTAGATCCGGGCCGGTTCACGGGTTTCGTCGAAATGCACATCGAGCAGGGGCCGAGCCTCGACAACAATGGCGAGCGCATCGGCGTCGTGACGGACATCGTCGGCATAAGGGACATGCGGATCACCTTCTCGGGCCAGCAGAACCACGCCGGGACGACACCGATGGACCTGCGGCGGGACGCATTTCAGTCGGTGTCGGAATTCAACAGCCGCATCAACGAGCGCTTCCGCAACATCGTGACCCCGCGGACGGTCTGGACCATCGGCCATGTCGCCCTGCATCCCAACGCATCGTCCATCGTGCCGGGCCGCGCGGTCTTTTCGATGCAGTGGCGCGACGCGGACAGGGATCGGATGAAGCGCATGGAGGATGTCATTCGAGAATCCGCCGCCGAGGTGGCGGAAGAAGGGGGATTGCAGCTCGCGCTCGGATCCATGCTGGGGCTCGAGCCCGTGGCGATGGACAGCCGCCTGCGCGCGGCGCTCGAGGAGGGGGCAGAGGCCGTCGTGCCGGGACAATGGCGCAGGATGCCGTCCGGCGCGTTGCACGATGCGACGAATGTCTCGCGGCTCATGCCCGTTGCGATGCTTTTCGTGCCATCCATCGGCGGGATCAGCCATGCCTTCGAGGAAGACACGCGCGAAGAGGATCTTTTCGCCGGACTGAGGGTGCTTGAGGCCGCGATCGGCCGCCTATGA
- a CDS encoding GNAT family N-acetyltransferase: MAVTAPVRHKPSDAEIPEIHALLHRAFASMDGRIDPPSSLHRLTPDDIAAHCLTGEVWSIGLPPDGCMFLSLKSDCLYLGKLAVDPSMQGNGIGRKLISLAEERCRAHGRLFLELQTRVELVENHLAFGRMGFVVTGRTAHPGFDRPTSMTFRKMVARGAD; this comes from the coding sequence ATGGCTGTGACCGCACCGGTGCGGCACAAGCCCTCGGACGCCGAGATCCCCGAGATCCACGCGCTGCTGCACCGCGCCTTCGCCAGTATGGATGGCAGGATCGACCCGCCCTCCTCGCTGCATCGCCTGACGCCGGATGACATCGCGGCGCATTGCCTGACCGGTGAGGTCTGGAGCATCGGGTTACCGCCGGACGGGTGCATGTTCCTGAGCTTGAAGTCCGACTGCCTCTACCTCGGCAAGCTCGCGGTGGATCCGTCGATGCAGGGCAACGGGATCGGTCGCAAGCTGATTTCGCTGGCGGAAGAGCGGTGCCGCGCGCACGGTCGGCTGTTTCTCGAGCTTCAGACCCGCGTGGAACTCGTGGAGAACCACCTCGCATTCGGGCGCATGGGTTTCGTGGTCACGGGCCGCACGGCGCATCCCGGCTTCGACCGCCCCACATCGATGACGTTCCGCAAGATGGTTGCCCGGGGGGCGGACTAG
- a CDS encoding PAS-domain containing protein, giving the protein MPHTQLQIQALTTAGLNLIAQALSIYDAELRLAVSNAPFQQMFDLPDHLVTPGATFEDTIRHLVVTGEYGPVEDVENFVAEKVEQARAFVPHYMERTRANGRTISVEGSPLPQGGWVTVYTDISRSKQQEALLRARSEELSGQLLSHAEELAATNRELGAMNAALGEAKRELTEIEARTRLTTEMMPAHIAHIDESGHYTYSNRRLNSVIPGRPSDILGQHIADVLGGPVHERIAPQLKEAYAGRASVFEFNDDDSARRIRAAFTPDTRGGIYILSMDVTEETQARVALQQSRRRALAAQLTSGLAHDFSNLLTIILGVQAKLRNLEGLPAGAPALIEATLSAARRGGALLDSIADVTARRTLRPRATDLHLLLENLCTLAAPTLPPGVRLEVACDAPDRPLLLDPGFVQDSLLNLILNARDACGSRGTISVSARILHETWIEWVVSDTGPGFSERALRHAVDPFFTTKGAEGTGMGLTMVWDRTKLAGGDLRLANTGRGARVTLRLPYRPALGAPSALVLLVEDREDLRQIYRDMLTEAGNSVVEAVSADEAMALLADLPEIGLVLSDIQLAGDATGLDLAERVAPSGTPVVLMTSLPADDPLCMRARQRAPVLHKPFSPRELSALTGVPEAAA; this is encoded by the coding sequence TTGCCGCACACCCAGCTTCAGATTCAGGCCCTGACGACCGCCGGGCTCAACCTGATCGCGCAGGCGCTGTCGATCTATGACGCCGAGCTGCGTCTGGCGGTCAGCAACGCACCCTTCCAGCAGATGTTCGATCTGCCCGATCATCTCGTCACGCCCGGCGCGACCTTCGAGGACACGATACGCCATCTCGTGGTGACGGGCGAATACGGCCCCGTCGAGGATGTCGAGAACTTCGTTGCGGAGAAGGTCGAACAGGCCCGCGCCTTCGTGCCCCATTACATGGAACGCACCCGCGCCAATGGCAGGACGATCTCGGTCGAGGGCTCGCCCCTGCCGCAGGGCGGGTGGGTCACGGTCTATACGGACATCAGCCGGTCAAAGCAGCAGGAGGCCCTCCTGCGCGCCCGGTCGGAAGAGCTTTCGGGACAGCTGCTGAGCCACGCTGAGGAACTGGCGGCGACGAACCGCGAGCTCGGCGCCATGAATGCCGCTCTGGGCGAAGCGAAGCGGGAACTGACCGAGATCGAGGCCCGCACGCGTCTGACGACAGAAATGATGCCCGCCCATATCGCGCATATCGACGAGAGCGGCCACTACACCTATTCCAACCGACGCCTCAACAGCGTCATCCCGGGAAGGCCCTCGGATATCCTCGGCCAGCATATCGCCGACGTTCTGGGCGGTCCCGTCCACGAGCGCATCGCGCCGCAGCTGAAAGAGGCATATGCCGGGCGCGCTTCGGTCTTCGAGTTCAACGACGACGACAGCGCGCGGCGGATCCGCGCCGCCTTCACGCCTGACACGCGCGGGGGGATCTACATCCTGTCGATGGACGTCACCGAAGAAACCCAGGCGCGCGTCGCATTGCAGCAATCGCGGCGCCGGGCGCTGGCCGCGCAGCTGACCTCGGGTCTCGCCCATGACTTCTCGAACCTGCTGACGATCATCCTCGGGGTCCAGGCCAAGCTGAGGAATCTCGAAGGACTGCCTGCGGGAGCCCCCGCGCTCATCGAGGCCACGCTCTCGGCCGCGCGCCGCGGAGGCGCGTTGCTGGACAGCATCGCCGACGTGACGGCCCGGCGCACGCTGCGGCCGCGTGCCACCGACCTGCATCTGCTGCTCGAAAATCTGTGCACCCTCGCTGCCCCCACCCTGCCGCCCGGCGTCAGGCTCGAAGTCGCCTGCGACGCCCCGGACAGGCCGCTGCTGCTTGATCCCGGTTTCGTGCAGGACAGCCTGCTGAACCTCATACTGAACGCCCGCGATGCCTGCGGAAGCCGGGGAACGATCTCGGTCTCGGCGCGCATCCTTCACGAGACCTGGATCGAATGGGTGGTCTCCGACACGGGGCCGGGTTTTTCCGAGCGCGCCTTGCGGCATGCCGTCGACCCGTTCTTCACCACCAAGGGGGCCGAGGGGACCGGAATGGGTCTGACCATGGTCTGGGATCGCACCAAGCTTGCCGGGGGCGATCTGCGGCTTGCCAATACGGGGCGCGGCGCGCGGGTCACGCTTCGCCTGCCATATCGCCCCGCTCTCGGCGCGCCGAGCGCATTGGTGCTTCTGGTCGAGGATCGCGAGGACCTGCGCCAGATCTATCGCGACATGCTGACCGAAGCCGGCAATTCCGTGGTCGAGGCGGTCTCGGCCGACGAGGCAATGGCGCTGCTAGCCGACCTGCCGGAGATCGGTCTCGTGCTTTCCGACATCCAGCTTGCCGGGGACGCGACGGGGCTCGACCTTGCCGAGCGTGTCGCCCCTTCGGGAACGCCGGTCGTGCTGATGACCTCGCTGCCGGCCGACGATCCGCTCTGCATGCGTGCCAGGCAGCGCGCACCGGTCCTGCACAAGCCGTTCTCACCGCGGGAGCTGTCCGCGCTCACCGGTGTCCCGGAGGCTGCGGCGTGA
- a CDS encoding response regulator has product MKDVDPHLLIVDDDERIRTLLQKFLMRNGFLVTAARDAAHARRILAGLEFDLIVLDVMMPGEDGIALTRALREDSAVPILLLTARGETGNRIEGLEAGADDYLAKPFEPKELLLRINAILRRVPETLPEKVGPKVLNLGAIRYDMERGEMWDGDALVRLTATEMHLMKIFSARCNEPISRAKLVEELGRDRGQAQERAVDVQITRLRRKIEADPRQPRYLQTVRGAGYMLAPE; this is encoded by the coding sequence ATGAAGGATGTCGACCCGCATCTCCTGATCGTCGACGACGACGAACGCATCCGAACACTGCTTCAGAAGTTCCTCATGAGAAACGGCTTCCTCGTCACGGCGGCACGGGATGCCGCCCACGCGCGGCGGATCCTCGCCGGGCTCGAGTTCGATCTGATCGTGCTCGACGTGATGATGCCGGGAGAGGACGGTATCGCGCTTACCCGCGCCCTGCGCGAGGACAGCGCCGTACCGATCCTGCTGCTGACCGCGCGCGGCGAGACCGGCAACCGGATCGAGGGGCTGGAGGCGGGGGCGGACGACTATCTTGCCAAGCCGTTCGAGCCCAAGGAACTTTTGCTGCGGATCAACGCGATCCTGCGCCGCGTGCCCGAGACACTCCCCGAGAAGGTCGGGCCCAAGGTTCTGAACCTCGGGGCGATCCGCTACGACATGGAGCGGGGCGAGATGTGGGACGGCGATGCGCTGGTGCGCCTTACCGCGACCGAAATGCACCTGATGAAGATCTTCTCGGCCAGATGCAACGAACCGATCAGCCGCGCCAAGCTGGTAGAGGAACTCGGGCGCGACCGGGGTCAGGCCCAGGAGCGCGCGGTGGACGTGCAGATCACCCGGCTTCGTCGCAAGATAGAGGCCGATCCGCGCCAGCCACGCTATCTCCAGACCGTGCGCGGGGCGGGATACATGCTGGCGCCGGAATAG